Genomic segment of Coffea arabica cultivar ET-39 chromosome 1e, Coffea Arabica ET-39 HiFi, whole genome shotgun sequence:
GTCAATTTGCTTTCATGGTTAGTGAACATCCAAGTGATTGATTTAAAACACCACTAATGGAATCCTTAACTTTCCTTGATCAAGTTCACTTGTATTGCCTGATCAAGTCGTAATTTGTACTTCAAAGGCTTTTTCAGATTTCAGGTTCACCCAACCAGGGGAAAGTAACTACATGCTACTCAATTTATAACTTTCTGAATAAATATGTTTCTTCAAATACATTACGCAATGTACTAACACACAATATCTAATGCATTTCCATTGACTAACTAGCAGTATTCAGTTACTAAAGATAAAGCTCCCTACTTTTCTGAAAAAAGATATGATGCACACAATCATCACACACCTTCTACTTAAATTTCCTTCCCTTAAGTGCACGAATAGAGATCCAAAAATGGAACAGCCACCAAGGTAGTGGCTCTTTCATCAAAGTTAAACTTTAAGTATATCCAACTCTCATAGAAATTCCTCCAGCTAACAAATTTCTGATCTACTAAACCTGAAATGCACTAGAGGAATGGGAGAGATGGCAGAGGCTTAATTGGAAAATAAGTGGGCAATTTAAACACCCATCCCTACAGAAGACAATCTGATGACCATTTACCAGGAAACTAGCTCCACAGGAACAACCCAAAAATTACCTATCTGCCTCCGTAATAAGTGAATGAAGAAAAAACTAAACTACCAATATGACATGGAAACAAGTTGCAGAAGGTAGTACCAGAACAAAGGATGCATGTGAAAATCTTGAACAAACTGCATCCATAAAGGAATAGCCACAATCAACAGAAATGCAAGGGAAGCATAAAAGATGAAGGACTTCTTCATCTCATGGTTTGCTCTCTCCCTAGAAATGTCCACAAACTTGAAATGTCCAGAGATTTGAAAAATCAGTTTCAAAAACAGAGGAAAGAGGAGGAGGCCAACTGTCATGCCCTGCATCAGATACAAAAGTTCTCACCACAAGGTAAATATCATTTATAATGCATATCTCTGCTCCAAAGGAAAGAGTAATTTGGCAGTGCTTTACCTGAATAATGGTACTTATCTCACTTCTTTTGACAACATATTGCACAGGAAGATATCCTAAGGATgcccaatacccaaaaatcTGTTCAGTCAGAGAATTGCTTCTTGTAagcaaaaataaggaaaatgaagaaaataaagttATATAATCTGGCTATTTTTGAGAAGCAAAAAAATCAAACTTACCTTTGCAACAGTGTTTTGAAGCATGTCTCCAAAATAGATAACAAGGCCAGAAGTAACCAAAAGTGCTTCTCCTAAATATAGAGATAACAATCCCACCACTCAGAAGATCAGGCAATCAAGCATATTAGAAAATCAGAGAATTATAGCATCCAATTCTAATTCAAAGTTGTTAAATGAGTACCTTCTGAAAACAAATTAGATTAAGCGCAGACAATGTTGCTAAAGAACAGCTAGAATATCCTATAATTAAGAACACCTATCATTCTCGAACAGTGTATCGGATTAATACTGAAACTCATTTCTGTACTGAAAGCGAATTAGACACCAACAATATAGAGACAACTACCAAGTTGAAACACAAAGAAACATTGATATTTGTGCCATTACTAGCATTTTAAATGGTGattatagttttcctaaagGTAAGGCTAGTAAACACTTTTGTTGAAGGTGAAAAAATATAGATTACATGTTTATAGCTGGTTGTGCAGTTCATCAGCTAAAGGTCAAAGATAAGCTTTTTATATCTCATAGAAGACACACATTCCTGTAAAATCTTAAAATAGCCTAATGAATCACAAAAGTAGCAGTATTAATACCTATATAGTCTTCTcagttatttttgtttattaagAAAAGGGCTATTTTGCACCCTTCAATTATACCTGAATTTCCAATGTGGTCCCTACACTTTAAAGTGCGACACTCTAGTCCCCAAAATATAAAATCTTTCCCACCTTAGTCTGTGAAGTATATAATTTGTCTGCTCAAGAATAAAATCTGTCCCAACTAAAGTATAAAAAGCATTATGCTCTAGAGACTGTAGTTGAATAAATTTTAAGGGGTTAAAGTATCCTGCGGTAAAGATTAGGGACCAAAGCCGGAATTTGGGTATAGTTGAAGGGTGCAAGGTGGAATTAAACATTAAGAGAAAGGCTGCATCCAATTAACAAATCAATACTTCACAGTAACATAACCTACCAATGGAAACGCAAGCTGGAAATGTTCGAAGAATTCTCTGAATTAGTTTTGATGCCACTAGTCCGTGAAAGACCACCCACAATAACATAAATACCATCTGCCACCCTGTGTAGATAACGCAGGGCGAGGGAAGGAGTgccaccaagagaagaaaacaaaagatcaaCAGAAACAAAGTATCTATCAGCATGGATTTTTATCACTTAAATCAGGATAATCCAAGCTAAAAGAATGTATACAGTTCTTCCAGCACCCTAAACTTCATAAGACATTCTCAAAGACCTATCAGACACCTACCAAACTGATACTTAGCTGAGAAGGCAATGCAGCAGATTCCTGCACACAAGGCTATGCAGCTTAAGCTAAACTTTTTATTCCAATTACTGCAACTATCAACAGAAGGAACACCATTGTCTTGTCTCTGAAGAATAACATCGAAGCAAACTAGCACACTGAAGCAACTGGCAAAGGTAGCCCAGTATTGCAATTGTAGATTTTCAAGGTCTGTATAAGGTAGAAGAAAAAACCAGTTAATCACGTTATAGGTCTTCTATGCTAATGCAAAAGACAAAGTATACAAATAATGATGGCAAAAAATGATTCTGTGATTCTTGTTCATTGTGGtagttttctgttttaataCCTTGCATCCTGAGAAATTCAAATCCACCGAATTCATACATCAGTTTTGCAATATTACTGGAAAGAAATTATCCTGAGACTCAATGTGATGGTTTCGATTTCTTGTCAAATAAATGCTAATCCTCCTAATGTTACCGTACTCATTTTTTTCTTAGTATAATCCTATTCTTGCCCCAAATTATGGATAATCACAAAGTATAATGTGAATGCTGGTGTTTCTTCAGCTATCTAACTAAGATTGAGTTTTAACTTTGTGCTACAAAGACAACCCTAAACATAACAAAGCTAGGCTGACCTGTTTTCTACAATCCTAAGGTTGCAAGCTTTAAGTTTCTTTAAGCGATATATAACAAGAAATAGATAATGCTAAAGCCAAGAAACTTCTAAAAGCTAATAAAGACCATCCAAATTTACCCTACTATTATAAAAGTCTTCCCTGATCCAAAGTCAAAATAAGTAAGATCAGGTAATAAGGGTAGTATACAGAGATAAGAAGATGGGAAATTGCACCCATAAAGAACAGCAGTTTCTTGAAAATTCGTCTGTGGAAATCACTTATTTGCTTTTCAAAATGTAGACAACCTTAGCAAGTAGCTAGCAAAGTTGACACTACACaggatttttccaattttttggcGATTGACCATTTTGTTACTCAAATTTCCATATCTGGTTCCTAATCCAAATCCGTTCATgtttgaaatatcaaaattttaatttattccaGAAACGTCACAAAGCTTAGGTCTTGTGTATGCAACATTATAGTATACCTGCAACTCCAACCTCATTTAAAGATAACCCTCTAAGCATTTGTATCAACCTTGACAGCATTAATCCCGGAAGTGTCACTGCCCCCAGCAGTATCCCAGACGATACACCTGGCCTACACAACAATCAATTTCACCCAAACCAATAAATGCAATGCAAAATCACCTCTAAAGTCCAActtgaatattaaaaaaatgtgGATTACAATTTATTTCacaattacaaaattctggAGCTTCAAGATTCTGAAGTAAGCCCCCCTATTTCAGCTAACAATTGTTAGGAGAAAAAACACAGAAATGGAATAATCTAACAGTTAAATATTGCAGAATCCAgttaaaaccctaattccgCAATTTCTGCCATTTGTGAATGGACTGATGCATAAAATACCTGGTTTTGAAGAACCGAGAAAAGGGATCATGATCATGATCATGATCGGCGGAGATTTCCAGGGATAGGGCAAAAAGAGAAAGAATACCCAGAGCAATGGATTCAGCCAGGAGAGAAATGGGCGCGGCGTAGAGGATCCTAGCTATGTAAAGCACCAACACCCCTCTTTCGCCGTTCATCCACTGCAAAGCCGCCGGCACCGCCATTCCTCCCAGCTCCTCCTCCAGGCCAATGTTTCGTTTTTCCGGCTGAAGGTGGGAAATTCCGTTTAccgggaaatttttttttttttggaagaattCTGGGAAGAAATTTAAAAGCCGCGTTTTTAAGGTGAAACAAATGGACTAGTAGACGATGGGGACTTGGCGCGCAGGAGGTTTATCTATGCCGTTGCCGTTAACAGTACGTTAAGGTTGGCCCACCGTTTTGGTTGGTTCGTTTCCCAATGCAGTCAATGATTTCGGAATATTCCGAATCAGAGGCTTCTGCTTCTACGAGCAATTTACATTTAGAACAATAAATACTAATAAAAACACTACAACAATAATatgtaaaaatttaaaaaaattaagcaCAAATTTCAATGAATGAGAAGATTTATTGTATTTTTATATATTGCTATATTAATGCGCACATTTATATTTGTTCTAGTAGTGTACTAGTGTCTATACTGAACTATATAACGTggcaatcttgatccaatgaCCTTCGATTGGAGCTGCTCGAGTAGAATTAGATTGAAATAGCTTAATAAGGTGAGTAAATGTTTTAAACATAAGTGTATAATTTATGAGAAATAGATGAATACATACATAATTTTAGGAAAAAACTAAACTCTTCAATTAGTCTATATTTGTAAATggataatattaaaaaaaaaagtaggatCCCACTATTTGTTATCTtatttttattctcttttatCTGGTAAATTTCACGACTCTAATATTTTCTAAAGCAATATCGCAACCTTGCGTTGcattgtttgtttggattaccatttttcttcaaaaaaaattttcatttttcgtgaatatattttttaatgacttttatataccatatatatcaaatcgctatagtacatttttctataaaaactctagaaaatagcaattcaaaggGACTAAATATCTATAAATATAAGATCATATGCTAATTCTGCATTGACATTCTCCTGATTTCCACCTCTAGATTAAAAAGGGTGCACTACTGCACACTCACCCTTTACATTTAATAGAAACCATATATTAGTAACAATTAATAGAAGGTAAAGTTTCAATCTTGACATCCCACCCTATAAAGGGCTTTAAAACCTTTTTTGCGGTGTCCAACGACCCAACAGCCATTGGTTTCGTCTCCTGTTTCTAGATTTGCTcgaatagatttttttttgtttttgtcaagGTCAACTTCTGTATGTATAATTTGCTCGAATAGTTGAATTTGCTCATTTCCAAATTATATTCTGTCTAGAGCACTATTATCTTTGGAGGAAGATATGTTGCAATTACTATATACAAATTAAAAGTGGGTAATTCGATGGTGGTTCAGTTTAGTTCGATGGTAATTCAGTTCCCATCGATTTTTTAATAGACCTAGTTGGACCCTCCTCCTTAGAACAGGTTAGAGTAGGAATATGAGTAAGTGTAAGATAAACAAGTGactattgataaaaaaaaatggaattagAAGTGGCTAATGAGAAATAACTTGTACTTTAGGAAGACTAATGTCTATGACTTTGCAACCTATATATCAATCAACGATGTGATTATTATTAgcaaagggaaggcaaagaaaAGATGTTATTATTGTTACCCATGAAACGCCAATCTTGGTTGTATTCGCTGTGTAGTTAGGCCTGTTCTCTTCAATGTGCCTCACCACAATTGAGCGGATTAGCATCTTAATTGGCGCCCCAATCGGGGTTCTTATTCTGCGTACAATTTcgagttttcaagaaaatatgaAAGAGGGAATGGTGTCAATGAATTCAAGAGATCCACAGACCATGCCAAATGGAATTCTATGAATAAGATGCAAAGGGAAGAGAATTTCTCAAGATCAAATGTATTACATTGGCTACTTGTTTAATTAACCAGCCTCCCCTGGCAACCTGAATGCTTGTAAAATATTCACGCACTCCATTTTCGCCCCTTCAATTGCTTGTAAAATATTCAATTTGTTCCATTCCATAATGTTAATGTCAAACCAAATTAGGTTCCAAAATCTTTTTGAAACACTAATTAACTCTCATTCCTTCACGTATATAATTTTCTGGTGGTTTTGAACGAAAAGAAGAGTAATCAAACAGTTGggaatttttacttttatataaATTGAGTTAATTAAAGCCCGACTTTGCAGCAATATGGTATGTGCTTTCACTAAACTAAGTCAAGAATCTTGATTTACTTGAGTATTTGCCTATTCACACATAGGACACCATTCTTTGTCAACACCAATTGTGTGGAATAAATTTTTACAATGATTGAGAATGTATTGGATCAGTGGCTAAACTTGAGAATTGAGGATTTACAGTTTGGTCTCAAATGTCCCCTTCTCCCTTTCTGTTCTTTAAATTCCATCATTCCTCtactaaaataattttaaaaaattaacaaTGGCGTAAGTACCAAATTAACATG
This window contains:
- the LOC140010890 gene encoding dolichol kinase EVAN-like isoform X2 — translated: MAVPAALQWMNGERGVLVLYIARILYAAPISLLAESIALGILSLFALSLEISADHDHDHDPFSRFFKTRPGVSSGILLGAVTLPGLMLSRLIQMLRGLSLNEVGVADLENLQLQYWATFASCFSVLVCFDVILQRQDNGVPSVDSCSNWNKKFSLSCIALCAGICCIAFSAKYQFGWQMVFMLLWVVFHGLVASKLIQRILRTFPACVSIGEALLVTSGLVIYFGDMLQNTVAKIFGYWASLGYLPVQYVVKRSEISTIIQGMTVGLLLFPLFLKLIFQISGHFKFVDISRERANHEMKKSFIFYASLAFLLIVAIPLWMQFVQDFHMHPLFWVLDFVFSEPLKTLSLCTYWIALIYASVTRFYDISKNSKTERILLRKYYHLMAVVIFVPALILQPEFLDLAFGAALAVFLILEIIRVWRIWPLGQLVHQFMNAFTDHRDSEILVISHFSLLLGCALPIWLSSGFNDRPLAPFAGILSLGIGDTMASMVGHKYGVLRWSKTGKKTIEGTAAGITSVLVACSVLLPLLATTGYIFSQHWFSLLVAVTTSGLLEAYTAQLDNAFIPLVFYSLLCL
- the LOC140010890 gene encoding dolichol kinase EVAN-like isoform X1, which produces MAVPAALQWMNGERGVLVLYIARILYAAPISLLAESIALGILSLFALSLEISADHDHDHDPFSRFFKTRPGVSSGILLGAVTLPGLMLSRLIQMLRGLSLNEVGVADLENLQLQYWATFASCFSVLVCFDVILQRQDNGVPSVDSCSNWNKKFSLSCIALCAGICCIAFSAKYQFGWQMVFMLLWVVFHGLVASKLIQRILRTFPACVSIGEALLVTSGLVIYFGDMLQNTVAKIFGYWASLGYLPVQYVVKRSEISTIIQGMTVGLLLFPLFLKLIFQISGHFKFVDISRERANHEMKKSFIFYASLAFLLIVAIPLWMQFVQDFHMHPLFWVLDFVFSEPLKTLSLCTYWIALIYASVTRFYDISKNSKTERILLRKYYHLMAVVIFVPALILQPEFLDLAFGAALAVFLILEIIRVWRIWPLGQLVHQFMNAFTDHRDSEILVISHFSLLLGCALPIWLSSGFNDRPLAPFAGILSLGIGDTMASMVGHKYGVLRWSKTGRYYILSLSEKTIEGTAAGITSVLVACSVLLPLLATTGYIFSQHWFSLLVAVTTSGLLEAYTAQLDNAFIPLVFYSLLCL